ATCAGAAAGTAAACGAGAAAAATACAGAAGCTATTGCTGAATATCAGAAATATGTAGCTTCAATGCTAAAAGAATTAGGATACAAAAATGCTGATGAAGCAGCAAAAGGTATCGTTAACTTTGAAAAAAGTATTGCACAGACTTACCTTACAAACGAGCAGAGCCGTGATAACACGCTTCAGTACAATCCTAAGACGATGGCTGAACTTTCTGCACTGGTAAAAAATGTTGATCTTCCAGGTTACCTTAAAAAAGTAGGTGTAAATTCTGACAAAGTAATTATCAGTGAATTAGGATTCTATAAGAACTTTGATAAATTAATCAATGCTCAGAGCCTTCCTGTAATCAAAGATTATCTGAAGTTCCACATGATTCATGGAAGCGCTTCTTACTTAAGTGAAAATTTAGGAAACATGAAATTTGCCTTCTATGGTAAATATCTTAGAGGACAGCAGGAACAAAGAGCTCTTAATAAAAGAGGTTTTGAGCTGATCAACAGTACTTTGGGAGAAGCTTTCGGAAAATTATATGTTGAGAAATATTTCCCTGCTGAAGCAAAAGCTCAGATGGTAGAATTGATCGACTATTTAAAGAAAAGTTTCGCAGTTCATATCAATAACTTAGCCTGGATGTCTTCAACGACTAAGGAAAAAGCAATGCAGAAACTGAATAAGTTCACTGTAAAAGTTGCTTATCCTGACAAATGGAAAGACTATTCAAAGTTAAATATCCTTTCTGAAGCAAATGGTGGAAACCTTTACAAAAACCTTCAGAACATTGGAGAATGGCAGTATAACAAAGACTTAGCTAAAATTGGTAAGCCAGTAGATAAAACAGAATGGGGAATGACTCCACAGACTGTAAATGCATATTACAACCCGGTAAACAACGAGATTGTATTCCCTGCAGCAATCCTTCAGCCGCCATTCTTCAACCCTAAAGCTGATGCAGCTGTAAACTTTGGAGGTATTGGTGCTGTTATCGGTCACGAAATGAGCCACGGATTTGATGATTCAGGAGCACAGTTCGACGCAGACGGTAACCTGGTAGACTGGTGGACTCCGGAAGATAAAGCGAACTTTGAAAAAGCAACAAAAGCTCTTGCTTCTCAATATGACAAATATGAGCCTGTAAAAGGTACTTTTGTAAACGGTACTTTCACAAACGGTGAAAATATCGCTGACTTAGGTGGAGTAAACATCGCTTATGACGCTCTTCAGATGTATTTAAAAGACAAAGGAAACCCAGGGAAAATCAGTGGATTTTCTCAGGATCAGAGATTCTTCTTAAGCTGGGCTACAGTTTGGAGAACATTGTCAAGCGAGAAATATATGGTGAATCAGGTGAAAACAGACCCGCACTCTCCTGGATATTTCAGAAGTTTTGGTCCGCTAATCAACGTTGATGCCTTCTACAAAGCATTCGATGTGAAAAAAGGAGACAAATTATATAAAACTCCGGAAGACAGAATCAAAATCTGGTAAAAATAACAACCGCTCAGCAATGGGCGGTTTTGTTTTTTTAGGTAGCAGGTGGCAGATGTTAGGTAGTAGGTGACAGGAGCTAGGAATTAGGAGATCAGCAGACTTCTATTCGTAATAACGGCTTCCATCATTCCCCTCCCTCGGAGGGGTGGTAAAAATTCAAAGAATTTTTGACGGGGTAGTTCTAAACTAACATTAAACCCTGAATTATCAATTATCATTCATTACATATCACTAAAGTTTGTATATTTGATAAGTTTGTGTAAA
The window above is part of the Chryseobacterium sp. MA9 genome. Proteins encoded here:
- a CDS encoding M13 family metallopeptidase; the encoded protein is MKKITLSLFLIAGICTQTTMSAQAKAAKVAVNNTDKGLDLSLMDTSVRPQDDFYNYVSGTWMKTAKIPSDKPTWGSFNKLAEDTDNNSMTILNSLLKDKFADGSEGKKIQDLYATYMNMEKRNADGIKPIQENLNKIDAIKNMADLQSYLTSVTKEGENVFYGWGVDADLKDSKMNAVYLGNASLGLGRDYYQKVNEKNTEAIAEYQKYVASMLKELGYKNADEAAKGIVNFEKSIAQTYLTNEQSRDNTLQYNPKTMAELSALVKNVDLPGYLKKVGVNSDKVIISELGFYKNFDKLINAQSLPVIKDYLKFHMIHGSASYLSENLGNMKFAFYGKYLRGQQEQRALNKRGFELINSTLGEAFGKLYVEKYFPAEAKAQMVELIDYLKKSFAVHINNLAWMSSTTKEKAMQKLNKFTVKVAYPDKWKDYSKLNILSEANGGNLYKNLQNIGEWQYNKDLAKIGKPVDKTEWGMTPQTVNAYYNPVNNEIVFPAAILQPPFFNPKADAAVNFGGIGAVIGHEMSHGFDDSGAQFDADGNLVDWWTPEDKANFEKATKALASQYDKYEPVKGTFVNGTFTNGENIADLGGVNIAYDALQMYLKDKGNPGKISGFSQDQRFFLSWATVWRTLSSEKYMVNQVKTDPHSPGYFRSFGPLINVDAFYKAFDVKKGDKLYKTPEDRIKIW